The proteins below come from a single Necator americanus strain Aroian chromosome V, whole genome shotgun sequence genomic window:
- a CDS encoding hypothetical protein (NECATOR_CHRV.G20920.T3), which translates to MIRASAVVVVILGLFALSRAQQDNCYINESGDPLLLLLLLLLLLLLLLLLLLLLLLLLLLLLLLLLLLLLLLLLLLLLLLLLLLFRFHMLQQET; encoded by the exons ATGATTCGAGCATCGGCTGTGGTCGTCGTGATTTTGGGCCTATTCGCACTCAGCAGAGCGCAACAGGACAACTGTTACATCAATGAAAGTGGTGA tcctttattattattattactattattattattattactattattattattattattattattattattattattattattattattattattattattattattattattattattattattattattattattattattattattattattattatttaggtTTCACATGCTGCAACAAGAAACTTGA